A single genomic interval of Magnetospirillum sp. 15-1 harbors:
- a CDS encoding FadR/GntR family transcriptional regulator yields the protein MNSKPRAGNGTRISEQVTDRILARIASGEWGPGHRLPGERQLAEEMGVSRVSIRAALQSLKTQGLLDAVQGGGTRVIASSAAMDPGMLELVRVSRDNLHDLAEIRAILEVWAVGRAALNRSDADLAELARIMAATEADIAGGAHKSENDVCFHLAIAKASGSGIYLHIMAVIRGILHEMVDYHRYQLFPSREDDQVILGQHRAIFEAVKVKDPAAAAAAMRAHLGFVLTRYSGQPQSR from the coding sequence ATGAACTCCAAGCCCAGGGCAGGCAACGGCACGCGCATATCGGAACAGGTCACCGACCGGATTCTCGCCCGCATCGCGTCGGGGGAGTGGGGGCCGGGCCATCGCCTGCCCGGCGAGCGGCAATTGGCCGAGGAGATGGGGGTCAGCCGCGTCTCCATCCGCGCCGCACTGCAGTCCTTGAAGACACAAGGGTTGCTCGACGCCGTCCAGGGCGGCGGCACCCGGGTGATCGCCAGCTCGGCGGCCATGGACCCCGGCATGCTGGAACTGGTGCGGGTCAGCCGCGACAACCTGCATGATCTGGCGGAGATCAGGGCCATCCTCGAAGTATGGGCGGTGGGGCGCGCCGCGCTGAACCGCTCGGACGCCGATCTGGCCGAACTGGCCCGCATCATGGCGGCCACCGAGGCGGACATCGCCGGCGGCGCCCACAAGAGCGAGAACGACGTCTGCTTCCACCTGGCCATCGCCAAGGCGTCGGGTTCGGGAATTTATCTCCACATCATGGCGGTGATCCGGGGCATCCTGCACGAGATGGTCGACTACCACCGCTATCAGCTGTTTCCCTCGCGCGAGGACGATCAGGTCATCCTGGGCCAGCACCGCGCCATCTTCGAGGCGGTCAAGGTCAAGGACCCGGCGGCGGCGGCGGCGGCCATGCGCGCCCATCTGGGCTTCGTGCTGACCCGCTATTCCGGCCAGCCGCAGTCGCGATGA